The Terriglobus tenax genome contains a region encoding:
- a CDS encoding SGNH/GDSL hydrolase family protein has translation MMLLFVHVDAWAQQAAFALHDGDRVVFFGDSISAQRFYTTYLQTAVRARFPEWNIRFYNAGVGGDNVHGGIAGKIDARIDRDILKFQPTVVTIMLGMNDRSHAAEYEAGYEHILQHLRAASPDLRITVLGPTPVDGTTNNNPSANTELRRFLEVDKRLADMYGARFIDLQAPVLAALERAEKLNHLAALSLIPDRIHPQPPIHMLMAETILAGWNYPKTTSKIVIDAATNRVLRQDGAVVSNVVKNKSAVEWTALETADEIRFVTTDGNEVLYQDMIGAEHVGSKLLQVTSLAKGRYSLFIDGKPLMETWSEKELETGIHLDRLATPAHRAGVAVYYACYDSELNQTEHSRLVGTLEAQHPEMISKLDAVLQAAAERSESLIQAATKRVERHYSLVALP, from the coding sequence ATGATGTTGCTTTTCGTTCATGTGGATGCATGGGCACAGCAGGCAGCATTTGCATTACATGATGGTGACCGGGTCGTCTTCTTTGGCGACAGCATTTCAGCGCAGCGGTTCTATACCACCTATCTACAGACTGCCGTTAGAGCACGCTTTCCAGAGTGGAACATCCGCTTCTACAACGCTGGTGTTGGTGGAGACAACGTGCACGGAGGCATTGCCGGCAAGATTGATGCACGCATCGACAGGGATATCCTGAAGTTTCAGCCTACTGTCGTGACCATCATGCTCGGCATGAATGATCGGTCGCACGCGGCCGAATATGAAGCCGGGTACGAGCATATTCTGCAGCATCTCCGCGCAGCTTCTCCTGACCTGCGTATTACGGTCCTCGGCCCTACGCCGGTAGATGGGACGACTAATAACAATCCGTCGGCGAACACAGAATTGCGAAGGTTTCTTGAAGTCGACAAGCGGCTTGCGGATATGTACGGTGCAAGATTTATCGATCTGCAGGCGCCAGTACTTGCCGCGTTGGAACGCGCAGAGAAGCTTAATCACCTCGCTGCGTTATCTCTTATCCCTGATCGAATTCACCCACAGCCTCCTATCCACATGCTGATGGCAGAGACCATTCTGGCGGGATGGAACTATCCGAAAACCACGTCCAAAATCGTAATCGATGCAGCCACCAACAGGGTGCTCCGCCAGGACGGAGCCGTAGTCAGCAATGTTGTGAAGAATAAGAGCGCCGTTGAGTGGACAGCACTTGAGACTGCTGATGAAATCCGCTTTGTGACAACAGACGGAAACGAAGTGCTCTATCAGGACATGATTGGAGCAGAGCACGTCGGCTCAAAGCTGCTGCAGGTTACATCTCTGGCGAAAGGCCGCTATTCACTCTTCATCGACGGCAAGCCGTTGATGGAGACATGGAGCGAAAAAGAACTGGAGACGGGGATACATCTCGACCGGCTGGCTACTCCAGCGCATCGCGCGGGAGTGGCCGTCTATTACGCCTGTTATGACAGCGAACTCAATCAAACAGAGCACAGCCGTCTGGTGGGAACACTGGAAGCACAGCATCCTGAAATGATTTCGAAGCTAGATGCAGTGCTTCAGGCTGCCGCGGAGCGATCGGAAAGCTTGATACAAGCAGCAACCAAAAGAGTCGAACGCCACTATTCCCTGGTAGCTCTACCGTGA
- the argG gene encoding argininosuccinate synthase, translating into MSVILETLPTGQKVGIAFSGGLDTSAALHWMKQKGALPYAYTANLGQPDEADYDEIPRKALEYGAEKARLIDCRAQLVREGIAALQAGAFHITTAGQTYFNTTPIGRAVTGTMLVTAMKEDDVNIWGDGSTYKGNDIERFYRYGLLVNPDLKVYKPWLDAVFIEELGGRAEMSAFMQKAGFGYKMSAEKAYSTDSNILGATHEAKDLELLSSSMKIVQPIMGVAFWKDDVPVKAEEVTVRFEEGFPVALNGAEYTDPVELMLEANRIGGRHGLGMSDQIENRIIEAKSRGIYEAPGMALLFAAYERLITGIHNEDTIEQYRENGRKLGRLLYQGRWFDSQAMMLREAATRWVAKPVTGEVTLELRRGNDYSVLNTDSPNLTFKPERLTMEKGESTFSPRDRIGQLTMRNLDITDTREKLITYAKAGLITLSKGTEMPQIASGKKDE; encoded by the coding sequence ATGTCCGTTATTCTGGAAACCCTGCCCACCGGCCAGAAGGTGGGAATCGCCTTTTCTGGCGGCCTCGACACGTCGGCCGCACTGCACTGGATGAAGCAGAAGGGTGCCCTTCCCTACGCCTACACCGCCAATCTTGGCCAGCCCGACGAGGCCGACTACGACGAAATCCCGCGCAAGGCGCTGGAGTACGGCGCCGAAAAGGCCCGCCTGATCGACTGCCGCGCCCAGTTGGTCCGCGAAGGCATTGCCGCCCTGCAGGCCGGCGCCTTCCACATCACCACCGCCGGACAGACCTACTTCAACACCACGCCCATCGGCCGTGCCGTCACCGGCACCATGCTGGTTACGGCCATGAAGGAAGACGACGTCAATATCTGGGGCGACGGATCGACCTACAAGGGCAACGACATTGAGCGCTTCTACCGCTACGGCCTGCTGGTCAACCCCGACCTGAAGGTCTACAAGCCGTGGCTCGATGCAGTCTTCATTGAAGAACTGGGCGGCCGCGCCGAGATGTCGGCCTTCATGCAGAAGGCGGGCTTCGGCTACAAGATGTCGGCCGAGAAGGCTTACTCCACGGACTCGAACATCCTGGGCGCAACGCATGAAGCCAAGGACCTGGAGCTGTTGAGCTCCTCGATGAAGATTGTGCAGCCCATCATGGGCGTCGCCTTCTGGAAGGACGATGTCCCGGTAAAGGCCGAGGAAGTCACCGTCCGCTTCGAAGAGGGCTTCCCCGTTGCATTGAATGGCGCCGAATATACCGACCCCGTTGAGCTGATGCTCGAGGCCAATCGCATTGGCGGACGCCACGGCCTGGGCATGAGCGACCAGATCGAGAACCGCATCATCGAAGCCAAGAGCCGCGGCATCTACGAGGCTCCCGGCATGGCTCTGCTCTTTGCCGCTTACGAGCGCCTGATCACCGGCATCCACAACGAAGACACCATTGAGCAGTACCGCGAGAACGGCCGTAAGCTGGGCCGCCTGCTCTACCAGGGCCGCTGGTTTGACTCGCAGGCCATGATGCTGCGCGAGGCCGCAACCCGCTGGGTGGCGAAGCCCGTAACAGGAGAGGTCACACTCGAGCTGCGCCGCGGCAATGACTACTCCGTTCTGAACACCGACTCACCCAACCTGACCTTCAAGCCCGAGCGCCTGACCATGGAGAAGGGCGAAAGCACCTTCTCCCCCCGCGACCGTATCGGACAGCTCACCATGCGCAACCTCGACATCACCGACACCCGCGAGAAGCTGATCACCTACGCGAAAGCCGGCCTGATCACGCTGAGCAAAGGCACGGAGATGCCCCAGATCGCATCCGGTAAGAAGGACGAGTAA
- a CDS encoding redoxin domain-containing protein, with protein sequence MLMPFNKSVPLLQRIPAVPACRLGLVLLGLTTAAQLPMQAQVSASPLPINGTMPVFQLKGTDGKIHISSDWKTSPVLVVAFLSNHCTESQLNESRLNQLVQDYSGKDVSVLAIQSSNPKAFREEELAWSDVGESLDDMKERATFRKFKFPYLYDGDTGATAKAFGAKVAPSVYIFDGQRKLQYQGRIDDGVAGRPASKRDAAEAVDAILAGRPVPVATTEAKGCDLRLGSDKAIAAEQDPGPIEVSLASTDALSQLRKNPNGKLLMVNFYATWCGPCVAEFPDLMATNRMYRGRPFELVTVSSNTPEERPEVLDFLKKMHATTRNLLYGSDDVYAMQEAFDPNVGSAVPITVLLGPKGELLLDQKGEIDLLEIRRGILANLPDDKDHIGSQQYWATR encoded by the coding sequence ATGCTGATGCCGTTCAATAAATCTGTTCCCCTCCTCCAACGCATTCCTGCTGTTCCAGCTTGCCGGCTGGGGCTCGTTCTGCTCGGGCTCACGACGGCTGCACAGCTTCCGATGCAGGCGCAGGTGAGTGCGTCTCCGCTGCCAATCAATGGGACAATGCCTGTCTTTCAGCTAAAGGGGACTGACGGGAAGATACATATCTCCTCCGATTGGAAAACCAGCCCAGTACTCGTAGTTGCTTTCCTTTCCAATCACTGCACCGAGTCGCAGCTCAACGAGTCGCGCCTCAATCAGCTTGTCCAGGACTATTCCGGTAAAGACGTAAGTGTTCTTGCGATCCAGTCCAGTAATCCGAAAGCCTTCCGCGAGGAGGAGCTGGCGTGGTCAGATGTTGGCGAGAGTCTGGACGATATGAAGGAACGTGCGACGTTCCGGAAGTTCAAATTCCCCTATCTCTACGATGGGGATACGGGAGCTACCGCGAAGGCATTCGGCGCGAAGGTGGCCCCCTCGGTATACATCTTCGACGGGCAGCGAAAGCTGCAATACCAGGGCAGGATCGACGACGGTGTTGCCGGTAGACCCGCGTCCAAACGGGATGCAGCGGAGGCGGTGGATGCAATCCTTGCAGGAAGACCTGTCCCTGTTGCTACGACTGAAGCGAAGGGATGCGACCTGCGTCTAGGAAGCGACAAGGCGATCGCCGCGGAGCAAGATCCTGGGCCGATTGAGGTCTCTCTCGCAAGCACGGATGCTCTCTCGCAACTGCGGAAGAACCCCAATGGAAAGCTCCTGATGGTGAACTTCTATGCGACCTGGTGCGGGCCATGCGTCGCCGAATTTCCCGATCTGATGGCCACCAACCGGATGTACCGTGGAAGACCATTCGAGCTTGTGACCGTATCGTCGAATACCCCTGAAGAACGGCCAGAGGTGCTTGATTTTCTCAAGAAGATGCATGCGACAACACGCAATCTTCTGTATGGCTCCGATGACGTGTACGCCATGCAGGAGGCGTTTGATCCGAATGTAGGTTCCGCCGTTCCAATCACAGTGCTGCTCGGGCCGAAGGGTGAACTGCTACTCGATCAGAAGGGAGAGATCGACCTTTTGGAGATTCGCCGCGGCATTCTCGCGAACCTTCCGGACGACAAGGACCATATCGGTTCTCAACAGTATTGGGCGACTCGTTGA
- a CDS encoding thioredoxin family protein codes for MHPMSRMAAATVMSLAGLLIAQQQTPPRTGADYQARLVPVPTSDHPVMKIGTSAPDFKLKGTDGKDHTLAEFSKGKLLVVFFESVHCPVSQNYEERMRALYDEYHPKGIDFVAINPNNPAAVRLNELNYTDLTDAPGDMKIRVANRHIEWPYLYDGETQALTQKYGAIATPHVFIFDGERKLQYQGRIDDNQNEALVKVHDAHDAIEALLAGQEVAVANRPAFGCSTKWIEKSQDVQKEWAKIESEPVTLTKASVDDLKAVKENAGNKVAVVHFWSTSQKNVQESSKDLVTTWFWYANRPYQYINVNTDGAASEAKVLEILKSQHAYNTNLQIAGADLKGLGSTFDAAISPKEEFTVVIAPGGKIVYSRKGPVNIQDIRHAVLNTFPDNRAFPGQAKYWSQLKWR; via the coding sequence ATGCATCCGATGTCCCGTATGGCCGCCGCAACCGTTATGAGTCTGGCTGGACTGCTTATCGCACAACAGCAGACACCGCCTAGAACAGGGGCTGATTATCAGGCAAGGCTTGTACCTGTCCCTACGTCTGACCACCCCGTCATGAAGATCGGGACATCCGCACCAGACTTCAAGTTGAAAGGAACCGATGGTAAGGACCACACACTTGCTGAATTCAGCAAAGGCAAGCTTCTTGTTGTCTTCTTTGAATCGGTCCACTGCCCGGTTTCACAAAACTACGAAGAAAGAATGCGTGCGCTCTACGACGAGTATCACCCGAAAGGGATCGACTTCGTTGCTATCAACCCCAATAACCCGGCCGCTGTTCGCCTGAATGAGTTGAACTATACCGACCTGACAGATGCTCCGGGAGACATGAAGATTCGAGTTGCGAATCGACATATCGAGTGGCCTTACCTCTATGACGGTGAAACGCAGGCTCTCACGCAGAAATATGGCGCTATTGCAACGCCTCACGTCTTCATCTTTGACGGCGAGCGGAAGCTGCAGTATCAGGGCCGCATTGATGACAACCAGAACGAGGCCCTGGTCAAGGTGCATGATGCACATGACGCGATTGAAGCTCTCCTGGCCGGGCAAGAAGTTGCCGTGGCCAATCGCCCGGCCTTTGGCTGCTCGACGAAGTGGATCGAAAAGTCGCAGGACGTGCAGAAGGAGTGGGCAAAGATCGAGTCTGAACCAGTCACCCTGACGAAGGCATCGGTGGACGATCTGAAAGCAGTCAAGGAAAACGCAGGGAACAAGGTCGCGGTCGTGCACTTCTGGAGCACATCGCAGAAGAACGTTCAGGAAAGCAGCAAAGACCTGGTTACCACCTGGTTCTGGTATGCCAACCGCCCCTATCAGTACATCAATGTGAATACAGATGGAGCTGCGAGCGAGGCGAAGGTGCTTGAAATTCTCAAGTCTCAGCACGCGTACAACACCAACCTTCAGATTGCGGGTGCCGATCTCAAGGGGCTTGGGAGCACGTTTGACGCTGCCATTTCACCAAAAGAAGAGTTCACGGTGGTGATTGCGCCGGGCGGGAAGATTGTCTACAGCCGCAAGGGACCGGTAAACATCCAGGACATTCGTCACGCCGTGCTCAATACGTTTCCTGACAACAGAGCTTTTCCGGGTCAGGCAAAGTACTGGTCGCAACTCAAATGGAGATAG
- a CDS encoding protein-disulfide reductase DsbD N-terminal domain-containing protein, with protein sequence MKFKMSELAVLLALFPGIGIALHAQRPTDIVKWTATITKSTKTSTNVALSATVADGWHVYALSQGTGGPNPLKISVPSGSAFVLKAPVADAGVTKHYDTSFKMETVYYLKTINLNVALEGISAAPPATLPIDVRFQACSDRLCLPPYTAHLSATPKDK encoded by the coding sequence ATGAAATTCAAAATGAGTGAACTCGCAGTCCTGCTCGCGCTATTTCCTGGTATCGGCATCGCCCTGCACGCACAGCGTCCGACCGACATTGTGAAATGGACGGCAACGATAACGAAGAGCACGAAGACTTCAACAAATGTAGCTCTGTCTGCAACGGTTGCCGATGGGTGGCATGTCTATGCGCTTTCCCAGGGAACAGGAGGTCCCAACCCACTGAAGATATCAGTTCCCAGTGGAAGCGCATTCGTCTTGAAGGCTCCAGTAGCGGACGCCGGGGTGACGAAGCATTACGACACCAGCTTCAAGATGGAGACGGTCTATTACCTCAAGACGATTAATCTTAATGTTGCTCTGGAGGGAATTTCTGCTGCTCCTCCAGCAACTCTTCCGATTGATGTTCGTTTCCAGGCCTGCAGCGACCGCTTGTGCCTGCCCCCATATACCGCGCACCTGAGCGCCACACCAAAAGATAAATAG
- a CDS encoding peroxiredoxin, whose protein sequence is MSLRINDTAPDFTAETTQGPIHFHQWIGDHYAVIFSHPKDFTPVCTTELGEVGKLENQFAARGVKVIGLSIDPADSHSKWAQDIKDVTGADVNFPIIADTDLKVAKLYNMLPAEAGDSCEGRTPADNATVRVVYVIGPDKKIKLQLAYPMTTGRNFDEILRVLDSIQLTARHRVATPANWKPGQDVIITGAVSNEEADKIFPGYKTVKPYLRTTAQPK, encoded by the coding sequence ATGTCACTCCGGATCAATGACACCGCACCGGACTTCACCGCGGAAACCACGCAGGGCCCCATCCACTTTCACCAGTGGATTGGCGATCACTACGCCGTCATCTTCTCGCACCCCAAGGACTTTACCCCGGTTTGCACCACGGAGCTGGGCGAGGTGGGCAAGCTGGAGAACCAGTTCGCCGCCCGCGGCGTCAAGGTCATCGGCCTGAGCATTGATCCCGCAGACAGCCACAGCAAGTGGGCACAGGACATCAAGGATGTCACCGGCGCCGATGTGAACTTTCCCATCATTGCCGATACCGACCTGAAGGTGGCCAAGCTGTACAACATGCTGCCCGCCGAGGCCGGCGACAGCTGCGAAGGCCGTACCCCGGCCGACAACGCCACCGTCCGCGTCGTCTACGTCATTGGACCGGACAAGAAGATCAAGCTGCAGCTTGCCTACCCCATGACCACGGGGCGCAACTTTGATGAGATTCTGCGCGTTCTGGACTCCATCCAGCTAACCGCCAGGCACCGTGTGGCTACCCCGGCCAACTGGAAACCCGGCCAGGATGTCATCATCACCGGCGCTGTTTCGAACGAAGAAGCCGACAAGATCTTCCCGGGCTACAAGACCGTGAAGCCCTACCTGCGCACGACCGCGCAGCCGAAGTAA
- a CDS encoding Gfo/Idh/MocA family protein codes for MTWTRREFTKLGAMGTAAMAVPGAFAQAEQRVGFAVIGLGVIADHFMRGARQSQHCRITALVSGHRDKAERIAAEYGVPKESIYSYEEFDRIRDNKAVQAVYVALPNSMHAEYTIRAAKAGKHVFCEKPMAVSSAECRQMIDACKAANVKLMIAYRMQYEPLTLKCIDLVKTGQIGTVGAFESQFGFNIQPGVWRTKKALAGGGSVFDVGIYSLQAARLFTGEEPVEFKAYAGTVHKDDPRFAEMEESIEWTMKFPSGVVASCASSYGAQMEGFMRVHGVNGMIEMGPTFGYDGTTMKGRGKGGVRWDEVNSEKDPKQFEREADHFAECVLNNREPKTPGEEGLRDLTYVEKIYEAAGIKL; via the coding sequence ATGACGTGGACACGGCGTGAATTTACCAAGCTGGGAGCGATGGGGACGGCGGCGATGGCTGTTCCGGGAGCGTTTGCACAGGCGGAGCAGAGGGTGGGATTTGCCGTGATCGGGCTGGGAGTGATCGCAGATCACTTCATGCGAGGCGCCAGGCAATCACAGCACTGCAGGATCACCGCCCTGGTCAGCGGCCACCGCGATAAGGCCGAGCGCATTGCCGCGGAGTACGGCGTTCCGAAGGAATCGATTTACAGCTACGAGGAGTTCGATCGCATTCGCGATAACAAGGCCGTGCAGGCTGTGTATGTCGCTCTGCCCAACTCGATGCATGCGGAGTACACCATACGCGCGGCCAAGGCAGGCAAGCATGTGTTTTGTGAGAAGCCCATGGCGGTCAGCTCTGCCGAGTGCAGGCAGATGATTGATGCCTGCAAGGCGGCGAATGTGAAGCTGATGATCGCCTACCGCATGCAGTACGAGCCGCTTACGCTGAAGTGTATCGATCTTGTAAAGACCGGACAGATTGGTACGGTGGGGGCCTTTGAAAGCCAGTTCGGCTTCAATATTCAGCCGGGTGTGTGGCGCACGAAGAAAGCACTGGCGGGCGGGGGCAGCGTCTTTGATGTCGGCATCTACTCGCTGCAGGCGGCGCGGCTGTTCACCGGGGAAGAGCCGGTTGAGTTCAAAGCCTACGCCGGCACGGTCCACAAGGACGACCCGCGCTTTGCGGAGATGGAAGAGTCGATTGAGTGGACGATGAAGTTTCCCAGTGGGGTCGTGGCCAGTTGCGCCTCCAGCTATGGCGCACAGATGGAAGGCTTCATGCGGGTTCATGGCGTCAACGGAATGATCGAGATGGGGCCGACCTTTGGCTATGACGGAACCACGATGAAAGGCCGCGGCAAGGGCGGAGTGCGCTGGGACGAGGTGAACTCCGAGAAAGACCCGAAACAGTTTGAACGCGAGGCGGACCACTTTGCGGAGTGTGTGCTCAACAACCGCGAGCCGAAGACTCCTGGCGAAGAGGGCCTGCGCGACCTGACGTACGTCGAAAAAATCTACGAAGCTGCTGGCATTAAACTGTAG
- the fabG gene encoding 3-oxoacyl-ACP reductase FabG, whose protein sequence is MPTLQGRIALVTGASQGIGRACAMELARLGATVALAARSVDKLEAVAAEIRAAGGTAEPFALDISSEESIKAAAREVVAKFGKVEILVNNAGITKDGLVLRMKREDWDSVLNTNLTGSFLLTQALIQPMMKNRWGRVINITSVVGETGQAGQANYAASKAGMIGLTKSLAREFASRGITVNAVAPGFIETAMTHVLTDEQKASFSTQIPLGRAGSDLDIAHAVTFLASKEAGYITGHTLDVNGGMYMG, encoded by the coding sequence ATGCCGACACTTCAAGGCCGTATCGCACTCGTCACCGGAGCATCGCAGGGTATTGGACGCGCCTGCGCCATGGAACTTGCCCGTCTTGGAGCCACCGTCGCCCTGGCAGCGCGGTCGGTCGACAAGCTGGAAGCCGTCGCGGCTGAGATTCGCGCCGCCGGTGGCACAGCCGAACCCTTCGCCCTGGACATCTCCTCGGAGGAGTCTATTAAGGCTGCCGCCAGGGAAGTTGTCGCAAAATTCGGCAAGGTGGAAATTCTGGTCAACAACGCCGGCATCACCAAGGACGGTCTCGTCCTGCGCATGAAGCGCGAGGACTGGGACTCCGTCCTGAACACCAACCTGACCGGCAGCTTTCTGTTGACGCAGGCACTGATCCAGCCCATGATGAAGAACCGCTGGGGCCGCGTCATCAACATCACCTCGGTGGTGGGCGAAACCGGGCAGGCTGGCCAGGCGAACTACGCCGCCTCCAAGGCTGGCATGATCGGCCTGACCAAGTCGCTGGCACGCGAGTTTGCCAGCCGCGGCATCACGGTCAATGCCGTCGCTCCGGGCTTTATCGAAACCGCCATGACCCACGTGCTGACCGACGAGCAGAAGGCCTCCTTCAGCACGCAGATCCCGCTGGGCCGCGCCGGTTCCGACCTGGACATTGCCCACGCCGTTACATTTCTTGCCAGTAAAGAGGCCGGCTACATTACCGGCCACACGCTGGATGTGAACGGCGGCATGTACATGGGCTAA
- a CDS encoding FAD-dependent thymidylate synthase, with the protein MSDTPESRAAYPDNTNTTEVYAIHGADPEVLAYAMAKYSRSSLSMKESLQEISSQRAEQFLNTFYFAYGHRSIADLAHVAFAIERLSLLAAIALVDEQRWDGQERSTRYQDFKKSGWYTPALGEKTAEYTEAAEKLFIAYDRIGKEMLEALKGAIPQPTEMKDEAYVRTLKARAFDVARYLLPLATNTSLGQIVNARTLEGQIARLLGSEFAEIRDLGEKLRAAASGPAWNLYADEARVLCQEIGSVDGLCGDRATALLGREVRVSPTLVKYTQPSAYEAATKKELQAATVELMKGKAIEPAPVVDLVDDAQGLEVELATSLLYPHCHYSYRQLRETVSGLPVAERDAIVALGAKHRGRHDELVRSFSSGHGFGFDILMDIGGFRDMHRHRKCIQLIQAFTDVHGYDVPECPGQPTLADAGLEAEYKAAMDAGFAAYRALKASGLPEAEQSAQYLLPLGTRVRSLFKMDFAEALYISELRSGVAGHFSYRRVAWEMYQAVAKRHPSLAGYFRVAPIDEPIDLLKR; encoded by the coding sequence ATGAGCGATACACCCGAGAGCCGCGCCGCCTATCCAGACAACACCAACACGACCGAGGTTTACGCCATCCATGGGGCTGACCCCGAGGTCCTGGCCTATGCCATGGCCAAGTATTCGCGCTCGTCGCTCTCCATGAAGGAGTCGCTTCAGGAGATCAGCTCGCAGCGGGCCGAGCAGTTCCTGAACACTTTTTACTTTGCCTATGGTCACCGCTCCATCGCTGACCTGGCGCATGTCGCCTTCGCCATTGAGCGGCTGAGCCTGCTGGCAGCGATTGCGCTGGTGGATGAGCAGCGCTGGGACGGCCAGGAGCGCTCCACACGCTACCAGGACTTCAAAAAGAGCGGCTGGTACACGCCTGCGCTGGGCGAAAAGACCGCGGAGTACACCGAGGCGGCGGAAAAGCTGTTTATCGCCTATGACCGCATCGGAAAAGAGATGCTGGAGGCGCTGAAGGGCGCGATTCCGCAGCCGACGGAGATGAAGGACGAGGCGTATGTGCGCACGCTGAAGGCCCGCGCCTTTGACGTCGCCCGCTACCTGCTGCCACTGGCGACGAATACCTCTCTGGGCCAGATTGTGAACGCCCGCACGCTGGAAGGGCAGATTGCCCGCCTGCTGGGATCGGAGTTTGCCGAGATCCGCGACCTGGGAGAAAAGCTGCGCGCGGCCGCCAGCGGTCCGGCGTGGAACCTGTATGCCGACGAAGCGCGTGTTCTGTGCCAGGAGATTGGCTCCGTGGACGGGCTTTGCGGCGACCGGGCGACGGCCCTTCTGGGGCGCGAGGTCCGTGTTTCTCCCACGCTGGTGAAGTACACCCAGCCGTCAGCCTATGAAGCTGCAACGAAAAAGGAGCTGCAGGCCGCCACCGTGGAGTTGATGAAGGGGAAGGCGATTGAGCCGGCCCCGGTGGTTGACCTGGTGGACGACGCCCAAGGGCTGGAGGTGGAGCTGGCGACCTCGCTGCTCTATCCGCACTGCCACTACAGCTACCGCCAGCTTCGTGAGACCGTCAGCGGTCTGCCGGTAGCGGAGCGCGACGCCATCGTCGCCCTGGGAGCGAAGCACCGCGGACGTCATGACGAGCTGGTGCGCAGCTTCTCCTCCGGCCACGGCTTTGGCTTCGACATTTTGATGGACATCGGCGGCTTCCGCGACATGCACCGCCACCGCAAGTGCATCCAGTTGATTCAGGCGTTTACAGATGTGCATGGGTATGACGTTCCAGAGTGCCCTGGGCAGCCAACGCTCGCCGATGCCGGCCTGGAGGCGGAATACAAGGCAGCGATGGATGCCGGGTTTGCCGCGTATCGCGCACTGAAGGCCAGTGGACTGCCGGAGGCGGAGCAAAGCGCGCAGTACCTGCTGCCGCTGGGTACGCGCGTCCGTTCGCTGTTCAAGATGGACTTTGCCGAGGCGCTGTACATCAGCGAGCTGCGGTCGGGCGTGGCAGGGCACTTCTCGTACAGGAGAGTTGCGTGGGAGATGTACCAGGCGGTAGCGAAGCGGCATCCGTCGCTGGCGGGGTATTTCCGTGTAGCTCCGATTGATGAGCCGATTGATCTGCTGAAGAGGTAG
- a CDS encoding DedA family protein — MTEKIINFLLPYITGLIAALHYPGIALLMGIESACIPLPSEIIMPFAGYVVYQGKMSLFWAATAGAIGCNLGSVVAYWIGAYGGRPLVERFGRYVLMSKHDLDRVEHYFAKYGDITVLIGRLLPVVRTFIALPAGIAKMPQLRFHLYTFIGSWPWCFALAWVGMKAGESWNDPNSTLKKVLHKADAAIILLLVVGIVWFVWSHLKNARNEASA, encoded by the coding sequence ATGACCGAAAAAATTATCAATTTCCTTCTGCCGTACATTACCGGCCTGATTGCCGCGCTGCATTATCCCGGCATTGCATTGCTCATGGGCATTGAATCGGCGTGTATTCCGCTGCCGAGCGAGATCATCATGCCGTTTGCGGGCTATGTGGTCTATCAGGGCAAGATGAGCCTTTTCTGGGCCGCGACGGCGGGTGCGATTGGCTGCAACCTTGGCTCGGTGGTGGCGTACTGGATTGGCGCCTACGGCGGACGTCCGCTGGTGGAGCGTTTTGGCCGCTACGTGCTGATGAGCAAGCACGACCTGGACCGCGTGGAGCACTACTTTGCCAAGTACGGCGACATTACGGTGCTGATTGGCCGTCTGCTGCCGGTGGTGCGCACCTTTATCGCGCTGCCCGCGGGCATTGCGAAGATGCCGCAGCTTCGCTTCCATCTCTACACCTTTATCGGTTCTTGGCCCTGGTGCTTCGCTCTGGCATGGGTGGGCATGAAGGCGGGTGAGAGCTGGAACGACCCCAACTCCACGCTTAAGAAGGTGCTGCACAAGGCCGATGCCGCGATCATTCTGCTGCTGGTGGTGGGCATTGTGTGGTTCGTCTGGTCGCATCTGAAGAATGCGCGGAACGAAGCCAGCGCCTGA